Proteins encoded in a region of the Sterolibacterium denitrificans genome:
- a CDS encoding glycosyltransferase family 2 protein: MKTDHHPDISVIIPAYNAGRYLHGAIGSVLAQTRQASEIIVIDDGSSDDTARIAAGFLGVRLIETPHAGVSAARNAGLDAARGHYLAFLDADDLWLPTKLERQIAFLLDNPGASGVFGHVQQFVSPELAKEQRDRYQANTAPMPGLLAGALFIKRDEFLAVGKFDEALAGGEFIDWMARAKRLGLSLPVLGDTLLLRRIHGNNSVLTGTEALHHAYLQLIRKKIKSENGS; the protein is encoded by the coding sequence ATGAAAACCGATCATCATCCGGACATCAGCGTCATCATTCCTGCCTACAACGCAGGACGCTACCTGCATGGCGCAATCGGCAGCGTGCTGGCCCAGACGCGTCAGGCCAGCGAAATCATCGTCATTGACGATGGATCATCGGATGATACCGCTCGAATTGCCGCCGGTTTTCTGGGGGTACGGCTCATCGAGACACCCCATGCAGGCGTATCGGCTGCAAGAAATGCCGGCCTGGATGCGGCCCGAGGGCATTATCTGGCTTTCCTGGATGCCGATGATCTGTGGCTTCCGACCAAGCTGGAGCGGCAAATTGCGTTCCTTCTCGACAATCCGGGCGCGAGCGGCGTATTCGGCCATGTCCAGCAGTTCGTAAGCCCCGAGCTTGCCAAGGAGCAGCGCGACCGTTACCAGGCCAACACCGCCCCCATGCCGGGTCTGCTTGCCGGCGCGCTCTTCATCAAACGCGATGAATTTCTTGCCGTCGGCAAGTTCGATGAAGCCTTGGCCGGCGGTGAATTCATCGACTGGATGGCAAGAGCCAAGCGGCTAGGCCTTTCACTGCCAGTGCTTGGAGATACCCTATTGCTGAGGCGAATACATGGCAACAACAGCGTGTTGACCGGCACCGAGGCGCTGCATCATGCCTATCTCCAGCTCATCCGGAAAAAGATAAAGTCGGAAAATGGGAGCTGA